One Rosa chinensis cultivar Old Blush chromosome 5, RchiOBHm-V2, whole genome shotgun sequence genomic region harbors:
- the LOC112203261 gene encoding receptor-like protein EIX2: MEEERRALLSFKQDLTDPSAKLSSWVGHQCCRWRGISCNNRTGHVAMIDLRHTYGDQWSSSKYEEPLWGKSINPSLLGLKHLSYLDLSNNDFNKIHFPKFIGQLTSLSYLNLSDSHFSGEIPSSLGNLSNLNYLDLSSNYGGVNSNNLNWLSNLSSLKYLSLIGVNLSSTGVSWLHAVNKLPSLLELHLSSCSIQNNPHSLQSINLTSLAVLDMSFNHLISSSFPKWIFNLSSLTKLDLSHNSFSDPSVDEFATLKSLEHLDLSRTGLKGQVPKFIGNLCKLKSLDLYGNEFDGGIQEFLSGFSNCSFNRMESLDLSSCGLVGKLPSSLGILKGLQHLTLYGNLLHGSIPESLGQLSQLVSLDLSSNIFNGSIPQSLGQLSQLVNLDLSSNLFNGSIPQSLGQLTQLADLDLSGNSWEGCLTEAHFINLTRLGSLRLSTTRDVPIIFNLTDYEWVPPFKLVFIHMDNCRVGAGFPLWLQSQTELLEVSLKNAGISGPIPEEWLFNISSQIEFLDLSHNQISGKLPFRFNSFPELLSIVLSHNQFDGTIPSSICSIQSLGELALNNNQLSGEFPKEWSLWSNIEVVDVSNNNMSGNIPSSMGIPSSLHILKTDNNHFSGEIPSALQNCSGLERLYLGGNKFTGSIPSWIGSKVDTFTVLQLQSNSLSGHIPHHLCSLPLLQNLDLSHNRFSGTIPKCLNNLISLVDYGPFAWTGFLDLEVTTVTVKGRASEYLDKNAQLLFIIDFSSNDLEGEIPEEICSLVQLGALNLSMNQLSGHIPSKIGNLKLLEALDLSQNQLSGQIPQSLASLTFLSHLNLSCNNLTGRIPSGNQLQTLDDPSIYEGNPSLCGFPLSKCPEDGDNKMHEPRAEDNKDHEDDDKKLGFYTSAVLGFIIGFWGVCGTLILKKSWRYAYFQFFDCIKEKVALAIALKLARLQGRW; the protein is encoded by the coding sequence ATGGAGGAAGAGAGACGAGCTCTTCTCAGCTTTAAACAAGATCTCACTGATCCGTCTGCCAAGCTTTCTTCTTGGGTTGGTCATCAATGCTGTCGATGGAGAGGGATTTCATGCAACAACCGCACTGGTCATGTTGCAATGATTGACCTCCGGCATACATATGGTGATCAATGGAGCTCTTCAAAGTATGAAGAACCCCTGTGGGGTAAGTCAATTAatccttctttgcttggcttgaaaCATCTGAGTTACTTGGATTTAAGCaacaatgacttcaacaaaatTCACTTTCCAAAATTCATTGGGCAGCTTACGAGTTTAAGCTATCTCAATCTCTCAGATTCCCACTTTTCAGGAGAGATTCCTTCTTCTCTTGGTAACCTCTCAAACTTGAACTATCTTGACCTCAGTTCTAATTATGGTGGAGTCAATTCGAATAACTTGAATTGGCTTTCTAATCTCTCTTCCCTCAAATACCTCAGTCTTATAGGTGTGAACCTCAGCAGCACAGGAGTAAGTTGGCTGCATGCTGTTAACAAGCTTCCTTCACTCTTAGAGTTGCATTTGTCATCTTGTTCTATTCAAAACAATCCACACTCCCTGCAATCCATTAACTTGACATCACTTGCGGTCCTTGATATGTCATTTAATCATCTTATCAGTTCTTCATTTCCTAAATGGATTTTTAATCTTTCTAGCCTTACAAAACTTGATCTAAGTCATAATTCTTTCAGTGACCCCTCTGTTGATGAATTTGCAACCCTCAAATCTCTAGAACACCTTGATTTATCTCGCACGGGACTCAAAGGTCAAGTTCCCAAATTCATTGGAAATTTGTGCAAGCTGAAGTCATTAGATCTTTATGGCAACGAATTTGATGGGGGGATTCAAGAGTTTTTGAGTGGTTTTTCAAATTGTTCATTTAATAGAATGGAGTCACTAGATTTGTCTTCTTGTGGGCTGGTAGGCAAATTGCCTAGTTCGTTGGGAATCCTGAAAGGCCTGCAGCATCTCACCCTCTATGGTAATCTTCTCCACGGTTCCATTCCTGAAAGTTTGGGACAACTCTCTCAGCTAGTTAGCCTTGATCTCAGTTCTAATATTTTCAACGGTTCCATTCCTCAAAGTTTGGGACAACTCTCTCAGCTAGTTAACCTTGATCTCAGTTCTAATCTTTTCAACGGTTCCATTCCTCAAAGTTTGGGACAACTCACTCAGCTGGCTGACCTTGATCTGTCTGGTAATTCATGGGAAGGCTGTTTAACGGAAGCCCATTTCATAAATCTCACAAGATTAGGGTCCCTACGCTTGAGCACAACCCGAGATGTGCccatcattttcaatttgaCTGATTATGAATGGGTTCCTCCTTTCAAGCTCGTTTTTATTCATATGGACAATTGCCGAGTAGGTGCTGGCTTCCCTCTATGGCTTCAATCTCAAACTGAGCTCCTGGAGGTCTCACTTAAGAATGCTGGAATCTCGGGTCCAATACCAGAGGAATGGCTCTTTAATATATCTTCGCAAATCGAATTTTTGGATTTATCTCACAATCAAATAAGCGGAAAGCTTCCGTTCCGATTCAACTCTTTTCCGGAGCTGCTGTCCATAGTTCTGAGCCATAATCAATTTGATGGCACTATTCCATCATCTATTTGTAGCATTCAATCTCTAGGTGAACTTGCTCTGAATAACAATCAGTTATCCGGAGAATTCCCTAAAGAATGGAGTTTGTGGAGCAACATAGAAGTTGTGGATGTCTCAAACAACAATATGTCCGGTAATATTCCAAGCTCAATGGGCATTCCAAGTTCTCTTCATATACTGAAGACAGACAACAATCATTTTAGCGGAGAAATTCCTTCTGCCTTGCAAAATTGCTCTGGTTTGGAGAGACTTTATCTTGGAGGCAACAAATTTACTGGAAGCATACCTTCTTGGATAGGATCAAAAGTGGACACATTCACAGTGCTGCAATTGCAATCGAACTCTTTAAGTGGACATATTCCTCATCATTTGTGCAGTCTTCCTCTGCTTCAGAACCTAGACCTTAGTCACAACAGATTTTCAGGGACTATTCCCAAGTGTTTGAATAATTTGATTTCTCTAGTCGACTATGGTCCTTTCGCCTGGACGGGCTTTTTAGATTTAGAAGTAACAACTGTGACAGTAAAAGGAAGAGCAAGTGAATACTTAGATAAAAATGCGCAGCTTCTATTCATTATTGATTTTTCAAGTAATGATTTAGAAGGTGAAATTCCTGAAGAAATCTGCAGCCTCGTTCAATTAGGTGCATTAAACTTGTCCATGAATCAATTAAGTGGACATATCCCCTCAAAAATTGGAAACTTGAAGTTGCTCGAAGCACTTGACCTCTCCCAGAACCAGCTTTCAGGACAGATCCCACAAAGTCTCGCTTCTCTGACCTTCTTGTCTCACTTGAACCTGTCTTGCAACAACTTGACCGGAAGAATTCCTTCGGGCAACCAACTTCAGACGCTCGATGATCCATCTATTTATGAGGGCAATCCTTCGCTCTGTGGATTTCCTCTTTCAAAATGCCCAGAAGACGGAGACAATAAGATGCATGAGCCTCGTGCAGAAGACAATAAAgatcatgaagatgatgacaaaAAGCTTGGCTTCTATACCAGCGCGGTGCTCGGCTTTATCATAGGGTTTTGGGGTGTTTGCGGCACATTGATATTGAAGAAGTCATGGAGATATGCctattttcaattctttgaCTGCATCAAAGAGAAAGTTGCACTAGCAATTGCATTGAAACTAGCTCGTCTACAAGGAAGATGGTGA
- the LOC112167472 gene encoding uncharacterized protein LOC112167472, translating to MAKSMRCKREKRLRAIRREMVEPYYEKKDEAKLAAQEAALAAPKLPVKPSSKASSSMEIAPVNTSTPSENAMDVEMADGSQTKSSLKPFGGVGKKSQRVFKVGKRRRHGKGKGGKVKRRHI from the exons ATGGCGAAGTCGATGAGAtgcaagagagagaagaggcTTCGAGCTATTCGGAGAGAGATGGTAGAGCCCTACTACGAGAAGAAAGACGAGGCCAAGCTCGCTGCCCAAGAGGCTGCCCTCGCCGCCCCTAAGCTGCCCGTAAAGCCCTCTTCTAAGGCCTCCTCTTCTATGGAGATCGCCCCCGTCAACACCTCAACGCCTTCTGAAAACGCCATGG ATGTGGAGATGGCTGATGGCAGTCAGACAAAGAGTTCATTAAAGCCTTTTGGTGGGGTGGGTAAGAAATCCCAACGGGTGTTCAAGGTGGGCAAGAGAAGGCGTCATGGCAagggcaagggcggaaaggttaAGAGGCGTCATATTTGA
- the LOC112167471 gene encoding peptidyl-prolyl cis-trans isomerase FKBP13, chloroplastic isoform X1 has protein sequence MSSVASSLGTCNPRKLRTFSTLPPKNFNAPKTSRIKILSQAQKSSPCSENVLQLNNEKPSLLRRREAIGFGFCFGLVDVLLPAQPTEAAEVAPCEFTVAPSGLAFCDKVVGKGAEAVKGQMIKAHYTGKLENGKVFDSSYNRGKPLSFRIGAGEVIKGWDQGILGGDGIPPMLAGGKRTLKIPAELAYGARGAGCRGGKVRVLFLRIQFFCSMWNSLARHEKWPKSQPHQQCLNRSIT, from the exons ATGAGCTCGGTGGCATCTTCCCTTGGCACTTGCAATCCCAGAAAGCTCAGAACATTCAGTACTCTACCACCGAAGAATTTCAATGCCCCTAAAACCTCAAGAATCAAAATCTTAAGCCAGGCCCAGAAAAGCTCACCTTGTTCTGAAAATGTTCTGCAGCTAAATAATGAGAAGCCAAGTTTATTAAGGAGAAGAGAAGCAATTGGTTTTGGCTTCTGCTTTGGCCTTGTTGATGTGCTCTTGCCAGCTCAACCCACTGAAGCAGCTGAAGTTGCTCCTTGTGAATTTACTGTAGCTCCTTCTGGACTTGCTTTCTGTGACAAAGTAGTAGGGAAGGGAGCTGAGGCTGTTAAGGGACAGATGATTAAG GCACACTACACTGGGAAATTGGAGAATGGCAAGGTGTTCGATAGTAGCTATAATCGTGGGAAGCCCCTTTCATTCCGAATTGGTGCTGGTGAG GTAATTAAAGGGTGGGACCAAGGTATTCTTGGTGGCGATGGAATTCCTCCCATGCTTGCTG GGGGAAAGCGCACCTTGAAGATCCCTGCAGAACTTGCATATGGTGCACGGGGAGCTGGGTGTAGAGGAGGTAAG GTTCGTGTATTATTCCTCCGTATTCAGTTCTTTTGTTCGATGTGGAATTCATTGGCAAGGCATGAGAAGTGGCCAAAGAGCCAGCCACACCAGCAGTGCCTCAATCGATCGATCACCTAA
- the LOC112167471 gene encoding peptidyl-prolyl cis-trans isomerase FKBP13, chloroplastic isoform X2: MSSVASSLGTCNPRKLRTFSTLPPKNFNAPKTSRIKILSQAQKSSPCSENVLQLNNEKPSLLRRREAIGFGFCFGLVDVLLPAQPTEAAEVAPCEFTVAPSGLAFCDKVVGKGAEAVKGQMIKAHYTGKLENGKVFDSSYNRGKPLSFRIGAGEVIKGWDQGILGGDGIPPMLAGGKRTLKIPAELAYGARGAGCRGGSCIIPPYSVLLFDVEFIGKA; the protein is encoded by the exons ATGAGCTCGGTGGCATCTTCCCTTGGCACTTGCAATCCCAGAAAGCTCAGAACATTCAGTACTCTACCACCGAAGAATTTCAATGCCCCTAAAACCTCAAGAATCAAAATCTTAAGCCAGGCCCAGAAAAGCTCACCTTGTTCTGAAAATGTTCTGCAGCTAAATAATGAGAAGCCAAGTTTATTAAGGAGAAGAGAAGCAATTGGTTTTGGCTTCTGCTTTGGCCTTGTTGATGTGCTCTTGCCAGCTCAACCCACTGAAGCAGCTGAAGTTGCTCCTTGTGAATTTACTGTAGCTCCTTCTGGACTTGCTTTCTGTGACAAAGTAGTAGGGAAGGGAGCTGAGGCTGTTAAGGGACAGATGATTAAG GCACACTACACTGGGAAATTGGAGAATGGCAAGGTGTTCGATAGTAGCTATAATCGTGGGAAGCCCCTTTCATTCCGAATTGGTGCTGGTGAG GTAATTAAAGGGTGGGACCAAGGTATTCTTGGTGGCGATGGAATTCCTCCCATGCTTGCTG GGGGAAAGCGCACCTTGAAGATCCCTGCAGAACTTGCATATGGTGCACGGGGAGCTGGGTGTAGAGGAG GTTCGTGTATTATTCCTCCGTATTCAGTTCTTTTGTTCGATGTGGAATTCATTGGCAAGGCATGA
- the LOC112203262 gene encoding pentatricopeptide repeat-containing protein At2g01510, mitochondrial, whose protein sequence is MYFNGTLLFSLGAEQVFELMQEKNVMAWTALICGSAQHGYSKEALCLFEMMQNSGVRPNELTFTGVLSACVNTRLVEEGRTYFNLIEESGLELRIQHYGCMVDLYGKAGLLEEAYDFIKNMRLEPNIAVWGAFLSACKEHKQFEMAERVVEEVMKMVKPENDSGYSLIADLYVLGGKWDDAERVRKLMVNHKVRKVRGSSFVQVDS, encoded by the coding sequence GGAGCAGAACAGGTTTTTGAGTTGATGCAAGAGAAGAATGTGATGGCTTGGACCGCATTGATTTGTGGATCGGCACAACATGGATACAGCAAAGAAGCATTGTGTTTGTTTGAGATGATGCAAAACAGCGGCGTAAGACCTAATGAACTGACTTTTACAGGAGTTCTCAGTGCTTGTGTGAACACGAGACTAGTTGAGGAGGGTCGAACatatttcaatttgattgaagaAAGTGGCTTGGAGCTTCGGATTCAGCATTATGGATGCATGGTCGATTTGTATGGCAAGGCGGGGCTGTTAGAGGAAGCCTATGATTTTATTAAGAACATGAGACTTGAACCCAATATTGCTGTCTGGGGAGCTTTTTTGTCGGCTTGCAAGGAGCATAAACAGTTTGAGATGGCCGAAAGAGTTGTTGAGGAGGTCATGAAGATGGTGAAACCAGAGAATGATAGTGGTTACTCTCTTATCGCCGATTTGTATGTTTTGGGTGGAAAGTGGGATGATGCTGAAAGAGTGAGGAAATTAATGGTGAACCACAAGGTGAGGAAGGTTAGGGGCTCTAGTTTTGTTCAAGTGGATAGTTGA